A section of the Pseudomonas fluorescens genome encodes:
- a CDS encoding DUF1624 domain-containing protein: MADAVPTARTRLLSIDALRGLVILFMLLDHVRETFLLHRQVSDPMSIDMTEPALFISRTLAHLCAPVFVLLTGLSAFLYGEKHQGRGDVSAFLFKRGLFLVVLELTLVNFAWTFQLPPSVIYMQVIWAIGVSMIALAALVWLPRPLLIGLALLIMGGHNLLDGLHFAAGSALHIPWTILHERSWIEVGDTLRLRTTYPVLPWIGVIALGYGIGPWFTDSMPAAQRQRYLLLAGVGALVGFVVLRAINGYGEAPWQVYDSHVQTLMSFFNITKYPPSLLFLALTLGMGFLLLLGCERAGQRRWIGTLAVFGAAPMFFYLLHLYVLKVLYVTGVALFGLNQQTHFGFDSVEVVWLVALFLPLALYLPVRWFARLKARRRDIAWLKYL, encoded by the coding sequence ATGGCTGACGCTGTTCCCACTGCCCGTACACGCCTGCTTTCCATCGATGCCCTGCGCGGCCTGGTCATCCTGTTCATGTTGCTCGACCACGTGCGCGAGACGTTCCTGCTGCACCGCCAGGTCAGCGACCCGATGAGCATCGATATGACGGAGCCCGCGCTGTTTATCAGCCGTACCCTGGCCCACTTGTGCGCCCCGGTGTTTGTACTGCTGACGGGTTTGTCGGCGTTTCTGTACGGCGAAAAACACCAGGGGCGTGGTGATGTCTCGGCGTTTCTGTTCAAGCGCGGGCTGTTTCTGGTGGTACTGGAATTGACCCTGGTGAACTTCGCCTGGACCTTCCAACTGCCTCCCAGCGTTATCTACATGCAGGTGATCTGGGCCATCGGCGTGAGCATGATCGCCCTCGCCGCTCTGGTGTGGTTGCCACGCCCGCTGCTGATCGGCCTGGCATTGCTGATCATGGGGGGGCACAACCTGCTCGATGGCCTGCATTTCGCAGCGGGTTCGGCGCTGCACATTCCCTGGACGATCCTGCACGAACGCAGTTGGATCGAGGTGGGCGACACCTTGCGCCTGCGCACGACGTACCCGGTGCTGCCGTGGATCGGGGTGATTGCCCTGGGTTACGGCATCGGCCCGTGGTTTACCGACTCGATGCCGGCGGCGCAGCGTCAGCGTTATCTGTTACTGGCGGGCGTTGGCGCGCTGGTGGGCTTTGTAGTGTTGCGCGCAATCAATGGCTACGGTGAGGCACCGTGGCAGGTGTACGACAGCCACGTGCAAACGCTGATGAGTTTCTTCAACATCACCAAGTATCCACCTTCGCTGCTGTTCCTCGCGCTGACATTGGGTATGGGGTTTTTGTTGCTGCTGGGCTGCGAACGCGCCGGGCAACGGCGCTGGATCGGCACGCTGGCGGTGTTCGGTGCGGCGCCGATGTTCTTTTATCTGCTGCATCTGTATGTGTTGAAGGTGTTGTACGTGACGGGCGTGGCACTGTTTGGCCTGAACCAGCAGACGCATTTCGGATTCGATAGCGTGGAGGTGGTGTGGCTGGTGGCGTTGTTTTTGCCGCTGGCGTTGTACCTGCCAGTGCGTTGGTTTGCCCGGCTGAAGGCCCGGCGGCGGGATATTGCGTGGCTTAAATACCTCTAA
- a CDS encoding DUF924 family protein, producing MSAPTDFNAVVQFWTTAGPSRWFKKDQQFDAEFGARFHEAHFQAARGELEHWMGEPEGALALLILLDQYPRNTFRGTAHMFATDPLARAYAGRMVDAGMDRLIDPALRAFCYLPFEHSEQPEDQQRSLALNQQLDADTYHWAKEHAEIIERFGRFPHRNAALGRVTTEEEQAFLSGGGFSG from the coding sequence ATGAGCGCCCCGACTGATTTCAACGCTGTCGTGCAATTCTGGACGACGGCAGGCCCATCGCGCTGGTTCAAGAAAGATCAACAGTTTGACGCCGAGTTTGGTGCGCGCTTCCACGAGGCCCACTTCCAGGCGGCCAGGGGCGAGCTGGAGCACTGGATGGGCGAACCCGAAGGCGCGCTGGCGTTGCTGATCCTCCTCGATCAGTACCCACGCAATACTTTCCGGGGCACCGCCCACATGTTTGCCACTGACCCGCTGGCCAGGGCTTACGCCGGGCGCATGGTCGACGCGGGGATGGACCGTCTGATCGACCCGGCATTGCGCGCGTTCTGCTACTTGCCCTTTGAGCATTCAGAGCAGCCCGAGGACCAACAGCGCTCTTTGGCATTGAACCAGCAGCTCGATGCCGATACCTACCACTGGGCCAAGGAGCATGCCGAGATCATCGAGCGATTTGGCCGGTTTCCCCATCGCAATGCGGCGCTGGGCCGGGTGACGACGGAGGAGGAACAGGCGTTCCTTTCGGGGGGTGGGTTTTCCGGTTAG
- the yfcF gene encoding glutathione transferase: MRLYVDAPFTSPYAMSVFVTLREKGLPFEVHTLDLEALEQQAPVFTGLSVTQRVPTLEQGGFALSESSAITEYLEDVFPQVPVYPREPRQRARARQIQAWLRSDLLPIRQERSTLVVFYGVRFGPLSAPAQVAANKLIAAAQHWLAAGDDYLFGQWSIADVDLAVMLNRLILNGDPVPAPLVAYARRQWQRPSVQAWVRQVRPAL; this comes from the coding sequence ATGCGTTTGTATGTCGATGCCCCGTTCACCAGCCCCTATGCGATGTCGGTGTTTGTGACCCTGCGGGAAAAAGGCTTGCCGTTCGAGGTGCACACCCTGGATCTGGAGGCGCTGGAGCAACAGGCGCCGGTATTTACCGGGCTGTCCGTGACCCAGCGGGTACCGACCCTGGAGCAGGGCGGGTTTGCCTTGTCCGAGTCGTCGGCCATTACCGAGTACCTGGAGGATGTGTTCCCGCAGGTGCCGGTGTACCCCAGGGAGCCACGCCAACGCGCGCGGGCGCGGCAGATTCAGGCGTGGTTGCGCAGCGACTTGCTGCCGATCCGCCAGGAGCGCTCCACGCTGGTGGTGTTTTACGGGGTCAGGTTCGGCCCGTTATCAGCCCCTGCACAGGTGGCGGCAAACAAACTGATTGCAGCGGCACAGCACTGGTTGGCCGCGGGCGACGACTATCTGTTTGGCCAATGGTCGATTGCCGATGTGGATCTGGCTGTGATGCTCAACCGCCTGATTCTCAACGGCGATCCGGTGCCCGCGCCGCTGGTGGCGTATGCCCGGCGGCAATGGCAGCGGCCATCGGTGCAGGCCTGGGTCAGGCAGGTACGTCCGGCGTTGTAG
- a CDS encoding creatininase family protein — MLLHQSTWIEIGQFLDRSRTVVIPIGSNEQHGPTGLLGTDWMCPQIIAHQAQKDADILVGPTFNIGMAQHHLGFPGTISLRPSTFIAAIGDWTRSLAAHGFEKILFLNGHGGNIATIEAAFSELYAEASFARRPAGFALKLCNWWDLEGVGELARAQFPTGHGTHATPSEIAITQWAYPDSIKTADYSPQIAPAGPIREAQDFRARHPDGRMGSDPALATPEKGGELVALAAKGLVSAVHAFSREAMPN, encoded by the coding sequence ATGCTTTTGCACCAGTCAACGTGGATCGAGATTGGCCAGTTTCTTGACCGCAGCCGCACCGTGGTGATTCCCATCGGTTCCAACGAACAACATGGTCCTACCGGCCTGTTGGGCACCGATTGGATGTGCCCGCAAATCATTGCCCATCAGGCGCAAAAAGACGCTGATATCCTGGTCGGCCCCACCTTCAATATCGGCATGGCCCAACACCACCTCGGGTTCCCCGGCACCATCTCCCTGCGTCCGTCGACCTTTATCGCGGCCATTGGCGATTGGACCCGCTCCCTGGCCGCCCATGGTTTCGAAAAAATCCTGTTCCTCAATGGCCATGGCGGCAATATCGCCACGATCGAAGCGGCCTTTTCCGAGTTGTACGCCGAGGCCAGCTTCGCCCGCCGCCCCGCCGGCTTCGCCTTGAAACTCTGCAATTGGTGGGACCTGGAGGGCGTCGGCGAGCTGGCGCGGGCGCAGTTCCCGACCGGGCATGGCACCCACGCGACACCTTCGGAGATCGCGATTACCCAGTGGGCTTACCCGGACTCGATCAAGACAGCAGACTATTCGCCGCAGATTGCGCCCGCCGGCCCGATCCGCGAAGCCCAGGACTTCCGCGCCCGCCACCCGGATGGGCGCATGGGGTCCGACCCGGCCCTGGCAACCCCGGAGAAAGGCGGTGAACTGGTGGCCCTGGCCGCCAAGGGGCTGGTGTCAGCGGTGCATGCCTTCAGCCGTGAAGCCATGCCCAACTGA
- a CDS encoding murein L,D-transpeptidase catalytic domain family protein — translation MLNIDCRLGLIAAALAAFCSGAFAENAKPHTLYSSLARSAPELNPAVLKSALGAMQCAVNNGQERAERLAVIDYSQPSTARRLWIFDLRQKKLVLRDLVAHGQKSGENFATQFSNSEGSHQSSLGLFRTQESYHGTHGYSLRMDGLEPGFNDLARDRAIVIHAADYVSPLWSKREGRIGRSQGCPAVRPQVARQVVDKLKDGQFMFSWYPDQRWLKSSAYLNCKPRQIASAG, via the coding sequence ATGCTGAATATTGACTGCCGACTCGGCCTGATCGCCGCCGCCCTGGCCGCTTTCTGTTCGGGTGCCTTCGCAGAGAATGCCAAACCTCATACCTTGTATAGCAGCCTGGCGCGCTCGGCTCCAGAACTCAATCCCGCCGTCCTCAAAAGCGCTCTGGGCGCGATGCAGTGTGCCGTCAATAACGGCCAGGAACGCGCCGAACGCCTGGCCGTGATCGACTACTCGCAACCTTCGACCGCCCGTCGCCTGTGGATTTTCGATCTACGCCAAAAAAAGCTGGTGCTGCGCGATCTGGTGGCCCACGGGCAAAAATCCGGGGAAAACTTCGCCACCCAGTTCTCCAACAGCGAAGGCAGCCACCAGTCCAGCCTCGGTCTGTTCCGCACCCAGGAAAGCTACCACGGCACCCACGGCTACTCGTTGCGCATGGACGGCCTGGAGCCAGGCTTCAATGACCTGGCCCGCGACCGCGCCATCGTGATCCATGCCGCCGACTACGTCAGCCCGTTGTGGAGCAAGCGTGAAGGTCGGATCGGCCGCAGCCAGGGTTGCCCTGCCGTACGCCCGCAAGTGGCGCGCCAGGTGGTGGACAAGCTCAAGGATGGCCAGTTCATGTTCTCCTGGTATCCCGATCAGCGCTGGCTGAAATCCTCGGCCTACCTCAATTGCAAGCCGCGCCAGATCGCCAGCGCCGGTTGA
- a CDS encoding L,D-transpeptidase family protein — translation MFKKTACYLSLCLLVAPLVATADEVPVEPSNPVQLALGQLSSVCPGLATRLDMPAELRLQAFYQQHGNTALWSVDGRRQALQGQLLLLADDGLDPAHYRLPDTTTTDNVLCTDFATSQRYLQALHDLHYGRLQQAHYEPLWHSQPPSEDPVLVVLALANTGLADMAAAFDQARPGAELYRNLRKVYATQRLQPLPQWGMMTDGPLLRPGREDPRVPELARRLVSGGYLTSAPKGHQYSNDLVEAVKRFQSSHSLQADGVIGPGTVTELNVSPALRRGQLQVNLERFRWLAQDLEPDGILVNVAAAQLSVYQGGVPVWQTRLQVGRAERQTPLLKSRITRLTLNPTWTIPPTIMREDKLPAIRLNPEYLRQQNLKVLDSEGRALSPEQVDWSHPGNILLRQDAGPRNPLGRIVMRFPNPFSVYLHDTPSQPLFRKGPRAFSSGCVRVEQPMVLRDLLVNPAEKARTEALLASGVTHEFRLATPVPVLLGYWTAQVDSQGALLYAPDIYGRDGVLLKALGAAL, via the coding sequence TTGTTCAAAAAAACTGCATGTTACTTGAGCCTTTGCTTGCTCGTAGCACCATTGGTCGCCACGGCCGATGAAGTGCCGGTCGAGCCGTCAAACCCAGTACAGCTGGCACTTGGGCAGTTGTCGAGCGTCTGCCCCGGTTTAGCCACCCGGTTGGATATGCCGGCCGAGTTGCGGTTGCAGGCTTTTTACCAGCAGCACGGCAACACCGCCCTCTGGTCGGTGGACGGACGCCGGCAGGCGTTGCAGGGCCAGTTGCTGTTGCTGGCCGACGACGGCCTCGACCCGGCGCACTATCGGCTGCCCGACACGACAACGACCGACAATGTGCTGTGTACCGATTTCGCAACCAGCCAGCGCTATCTGCAAGCCCTGCATGACTTGCACTACGGCCGTTTGCAGCAGGCCCATTATGAGCCGCTGTGGCATTCCCAGCCGCCGAGCGAGGATCCGGTCCTTGTCGTGCTGGCCCTGGCCAATACCGGTCTTGCGGACATGGCGGCAGCATTCGATCAGGCCCGGCCCGGCGCCGAACTGTACCGCAACCTGCGCAAGGTCTACGCCACCCAACGCCTGCAACCGTTGCCGCAGTGGGGCATGATGACCGACGGCCCTTTGTTGCGTCCGGGTCGGGAGGATCCACGGGTGCCGGAATTGGCCCGGCGCCTGGTCAGCGGCGGCTACCTGACGAGCGCACCCAAGGGGCATCAATACAGCAACGATCTGGTGGAGGCGGTGAAGCGCTTCCAGTCCAGCCATTCACTGCAAGCCGACGGAGTGATCGGCCCGGGCACGGTGACCGAACTCAACGTCAGCCCGGCGCTGCGGCGCGGGCAACTGCAGGTCAACCTTGAGCGTTTTCGCTGGCTGGCCCAGGACCTGGAGCCGGACGGCATCCTGGTCAACGTCGCGGCTGCCCAGTTGAGCGTCTACCAGGGGGGCGTACCTGTGTGGCAGACCCGTTTGCAGGTGGGCCGTGCCGAACGGCAGACGCCGCTGCTCAAGTCGCGCATCACGCGGTTGACCCTCAACCCCACCTGGACGATCCCGCCGACCATCATGCGCGAGGACAAGTTACCGGCCATTCGCCTGAACCCGGAGTACCTGCGCCAACAGAATCTCAAAGTGCTCGACAGTGAAGGTCGCGCGCTGTCACCGGAGCAGGTGGATTGGTCGCACCCCGGTAATATCCTGCTGCGCCAGGACGCCGGCCCACGCAACCCGTTGGGCAGGATCGTCATGCGTTTCCCCAACCCGTTCTCCGTGTACCTGCACGACACGCCCAGCCAGCCGTTGTTCCGCAAGGGGCCGCGGGCCTTCAGTTCGGGCTGTGTAAGGGTGGAGCAGCCGATGGTGCTGCGTGATCTGCTGGTGAACCCGGCTGAAAAGGCGCGGACTGAGGCGTTGTTGGCGAGCGGAGTAACCCATGAGTTCCGCCTGGCCACGCCGGTACCGGTGCTGCTGGGCTATTGGACAGCCCAGGTGGATAGCCAGGGTGCGTTGCTGTACGCCCCCGATATTTATGGCCGCGACGGGGTGTTGTTGAAAGCCTTGGGCGCAGCCCTGTAG
- a CDS encoding acyl-CoA dehydrogenase family protein, producing MFLHEERNTTFELMPDMASFLETSSLLDLERAESQQLADMFRRVGHPALTIAKELGGEGVSALSMAQLHTWVGARCPSLAIMMTMHHHTVAGMMAARHFFPDIQGLLGLIARDNLLVASGFAEGRTNTPILESTMAVEKNLEGYIVNGSKKPCTLTHHFDIITFGVNYVNPEGQAQVGIGVGFAEDPSIERKKFWSVPHLQAADSHEVTFNNLLVPEAMMCFSTAVDDQLDDAQHGTGNHLFAIWFQLLASASYLGMASALAARALANNKGSPDDRATLLIDQQGATMALRGLAASIDAHRFLRSDLARAQATRFSIQDAVNRISTRAFEILGGMAFMSCEDVAYLKVATGLLAFHPTSRLASTHFLCEQLGQPAYG from the coding sequence ATGTTTTTACATGAAGAAAGAAACACCACCTTCGAACTGATGCCGGACATGGCATCTTTCCTTGAAACGTCCTCACTGCTGGATCTTGAACGCGCAGAGTCTCAACAATTAGCCGATATGTTTCGCCGTGTCGGCCATCCTGCGCTCACCATTGCCAAAGAACTCGGTGGCGAGGGTGTCAGCGCATTAAGTATGGCGCAGTTGCACACTTGGGTCGGTGCACGCTGCCCTTCTCTGGCAATCATGATGACCATGCATCACCACACCGTCGCGGGGATGATGGCCGCCAGGCATTTTTTTCCCGATATTCAGGGCCTGTTAGGCCTGATTGCACGCGACAATCTATTAGTCGCTTCTGGATTTGCGGAAGGCCGCACAAATACGCCCATCTTAGAATCAACAATGGCCGTTGAAAAAAACCTCGAAGGTTACATCGTCAATGGAAGCAAGAAACCTTGCACGCTGACACATCACTTCGACATCATTACTTTTGGCGTCAACTACGTTAATCCTGAAGGTCAGGCCCAAGTCGGCATTGGTGTGGGTTTTGCTGAAGACCCCAGTATCGAGCGGAAAAAATTCTGGTCCGTACCGCATTTACAGGCCGCGGACAGCCACGAAGTCACGTTCAATAACTTGCTGGTTCCCGAAGCCATGATGTGTTTCAGCACCGCCGTCGATGATCAACTCGACGATGCCCAACACGGAACCGGCAACCATTTGTTCGCCATCTGGTTTCAACTGCTGGCCAGCGCTTCCTACCTGGGGATGGCATCTGCTCTGGCAGCACGCGCATTGGCAAACAATAAAGGCTCACCAGATGATCGAGCCACACTGCTCATTGATCAGCAGGGAGCCACCATGGCCTTGCGCGGCCTGGCGGCTTCGATTGATGCCCACCGGTTCTTGCGCAGTGACTTGGCGCGGGCGCAAGCAACCCGGTTCTCTATCCAGGACGCCGTGAACCGCATCAGCACTCGCGCCTTCGAAATCCTGGGAGGCATGGCCTTTATGTCCTGCGAAGACGTCGCCTATCTAAAGGTTGCCACTGGTTTGCTGGCATTCCACCCGACATCCAGGCTTGCCAGCACGCACTTCCTGTGTGAGCAACTCGGTCAACCTGCCTACGGGTAA
- a CDS encoding GNAT family N-acetyltransferase, whose translation MQPTKALSDSPLNTNTHRSTLTVSLASTQEEVREAQRLRHKVFNETFHISTSANSDGLNIDAFDDYCDHLIVRDPQTSYVVGTYRVMSPTAAQRMGRFYSEEEFDLSRLKHLRMRITEAGHACVHPDYRSGSVIMLLWAGLARYLRRERCDYLMGCASVSLADGGHNAAALYHTFTAKNFAPADYHVTPHHPFPVHDRDARATPQMPPLLKGYLRSGAWVCGEPAWDHDFNVADFFMLLPLSNLDSRYARHYLKTETPI comes from the coding sequence ATGCAACCAACTAAAGCACTCAGTGACAGCCCCTTAAACACAAACACCCACCGCTCGACATTAACGGTAAGCCTTGCCAGCACACAAGAAGAAGTGCGTGAAGCACAACGTCTACGCCATAAAGTATTCAATGAAACTTTCCATATTTCGACGTCTGCCAATTCTGATGGTCTAAACATTGATGCATTTGACGACTATTGTGATCATTTAATTGTACGTGACCCCCAAACATCATACGTAGTCGGCACATACCGCGTGATGAGCCCGACGGCCGCGCAACGCATGGGACGCTTTTACTCTGAAGAGGAATTCGACCTGAGTCGCTTAAAACATCTACGGATGCGTATAACCGAAGCGGGGCATGCCTGTGTCCATCCGGACTACCGCAGTGGTAGCGTCATCATGTTGTTGTGGGCGGGTTTAGCAAGGTATTTGCGACGTGAGCGCTGTGATTACCTGATGGGTTGCGCCAGCGTTAGCCTGGCTGATGGAGGGCACAATGCCGCTGCGTTGTATCACACGTTCACTGCGAAGAACTTTGCCCCCGCCGACTATCACGTCACCCCACACCACCCATTTCCAGTGCATGACCGGGACGCCCGGGCGACGCCACAGATGCCGCCACTGTTAAAGGGCTATTTGCGTAGCGGAGCTTGGGTGTGTGGTGAGCCGGCCTGGGACCATGATTTCAACGTGGCCGATTTCTTTATGTTGTTGCCACTTTCCAATTTGGACAGCCGTTATGCGCGTCATTACTTGAAAACTGAAACTCCAATATAA
- a CDS encoding PAS domain-containing sensor histidine kinase, producing MANDEALFNGAACALAVTTEDGTILRANQCFSDWLGMTATELQGQRFQDLLTMGGRIFHQTHLAPLMQVQGSITEVKLDLRHRDGHPVTILLNAVKRDHANGTRHELALFGTTDRDKYERELLNARKLAEALLLEKTAAQTALQQAQAELNHAYAKAQRRALFAEQMVAIVSHDLKNPLTAIKMASDFLARGERTAKETQLIGHIGQSSERAQRMIADLLDFTQARVGVGIGVTPSPLDLHDVTRRAVDELRMAFPLATLAHHTVGTADACLDGDRLQQIIGNLVANSVAYGDLQQPITITSRLDHEGASLSVHNHGPVIADSLMSVLFEPMTRGTDQDTEMRSVGLGLFIVREIAKAHGGDVMVSSQVGSGTTFTVCFQTPFVAH from the coding sequence ATGGCGAATGACGAGGCGCTGTTCAACGGTGCCGCCTGTGCGCTGGCCGTCACCACAGAAGACGGCACGATCCTGCGGGCAAACCAGTGTTTCAGCGACTGGCTGGGTATGACTGCAACCGAGTTGCAGGGGCAGCGCTTCCAGGATCTGCTGACCATGGGCGGGCGGATTTTCCATCAAACCCACCTCGCCCCGTTGATGCAGGTGCAAGGCAGCATCACCGAGGTCAAACTCGACCTGCGCCATCGTGACGGCCACCCCGTGACCATCCTGCTCAATGCCGTCAAACGCGACCACGCCAACGGCACACGGCATGAACTGGCCCTGTTCGGCACCACCGACCGCGACAAGTACGAACGCGAGCTGCTCAACGCACGCAAACTGGCCGAAGCCTTATTGTTGGAAAAGACCGCCGCACAAACCGCGCTCCAGCAGGCCCAGGCCGAACTCAACCACGCCTATGCCAAGGCACAACGCCGGGCGCTGTTTGCCGAGCAAATGGTCGCCATCGTCAGTCACGACCTGAAAAACCCGCTGACCGCGATCAAGATGGCGTCCGACTTTCTCGCCCGTGGCGAGCGCACCGCCAAGGAAACCCAATTGATTGGCCATATCGGCCAGTCATCGGAGCGCGCCCAACGGATGATCGCCGACCTCCTGGACTTCACCCAGGCACGGGTCGGCGTTGGCATTGGCGTCACCCCCAGCCCGCTGGACCTGCATGACGTGACGCGGCGCGCGGTGGATGAACTGCGCATGGCCTTTCCCCTCGCCACCCTCGCGCACCACACCGTAGGGACTGCCGACGCTTGCTTGGATGGCGACCGCCTGCAACAAATCATTGGCAACCTGGTGGCTAATAGCGTGGCTTATGGCGACCTGCAACAACCGATCACCATTACCTCGCGACTGGACCACGAAGGGGCCAGCCTCTCGGTGCATAACCATGGGCCGGTGATTGCTGACTCGCTGATGAGTGTACTGTTTGAACCCATGACCCGAGGTACCGACCAGGACACCGAGATGCGCAGCGTCGGACTGGGGTTGTTTATCGTGCGGGAAATCGCCAAGGCCCATGGCGGTGATGTGATGGTGAGCTCACAGGTGGGCAGCGGTACTACGTTCACCGTGTGCTTCCAGACGCCCTTCGTCGCTCATTGA
- a CDS encoding alpha/beta fold hydrolase — translation MDLRHRNNVNVVGNGSSTLVFSHGFGCNQAMWSYLLPHFIQRFRVVLYDLVGAGLSDLGAYDKQKYASLAGYAADLNEIIDEFASGPVILVGHSVSAMIGTLADRAAPGRIAAHVMIGPSPCYIDTGDYVGGFKPEDIQSLLDTLDSNYLGWSSTMAPVIMGAPGQPALSEELTNSFCRTEPEIAKHFARVTFLSDNRADINGLATPTLILQSSDDLIAPLCVGEHLHRVLPHSTYCLIDNVGHCPHMSAVPACAAAMDSFLMPWAVAHGE, via the coding sequence ATGGACCTTCGGCATCGCAACAACGTCAACGTAGTGGGCAACGGTTCCTCGACCCTGGTGTTTTCCCATGGCTTTGGCTGCAACCAGGCCATGTGGAGTTACCTGCTGCCCCATTTCATCCAGCGCTTTCGTGTGGTGCTCTATGACCTGGTAGGGGCTGGCCTGTCTGATCTTGGCGCCTACGACAAGCAAAAATATGCCTCCCTGGCCGGCTATGCCGCTGATCTGAACGAGATCATCGATGAGTTTGCCAGTGGCCCGGTGATCCTCGTAGGGCACTCGGTCAGCGCCATGATCGGCACACTGGCCGACCGCGCAGCCCCCGGGCGCATCGCCGCCCATGTGATGATTGGTCCTTCGCCCTGCTACATCGATACCGGTGACTATGTCGGCGGGTTCAAGCCCGAAGATATCCAATCGCTGCTCGACACCCTCGACAGCAACTACCTGGGTTGGTCCAGCACCATGGCCCCAGTGATCATGGGCGCGCCGGGGCAACCGGCCTTGAGTGAAGAACTGACCAACAGCTTCTGCCGCACCGAGCCTGAAATCGCCAAGCACTTTGCACGGGTGACGTTTTTGTCGGATAACCGTGCCGACATCAACGGCCTCGCGACCCCCACATTGATCCTGCAATCGAGCGATGACTTGATCGCCCCGCTCTGCGTGGGCGAACACCTGCACCGGGTGTTGCCCCACAGCACGTATTGCCTGATCGACAATGTGGGCCATTGCCCGCATATGAGCGCAGTGCCAGCGTGCGCGGCTGCGATGGATAGTTTCCTGATGCCCTGGGCAGTTGCCCATGGCGAATGA
- a CDS encoding GNAT family N-acetyltransferase, whose protein sequence is MPALTLRNATPADAARCYEIEISAYEGDEAATLEKIATRIALYPQGFLILEADGQVLGFINCGCAHDVVMSDEDFKELVGHAADAPNVVIMSVVVDPAHQGKGHSTYLMEAFVSRMRAMGKQTLHLMCKQQHVPLYTRLGYQYVQPSASDHGGMAWHEMVMTL, encoded by the coding sequence ATGCCCGCCCTCACCTTGCGCAACGCCACGCCGGCAGATGCCGCCCGCTGCTACGAGATCGAAATCAGCGCCTACGAGGGCGATGAAGCTGCAACCCTGGAGAAGATCGCCACGCGCATCGCGCTCTACCCGCAAGGCTTCCTGATCCTGGAGGCGGACGGTCAGGTGCTGGGCTTTATCAACTGTGGTTGCGCCCATGACGTGGTGATGTCGGATGAGGACTTCAAGGAATTGGTAGGGCACGCGGCGGATGCGCCGAATGTGGTGATCATGTCGGTGGTGGTGGACCCGGCGCATCAGGGCAAGGGGCACTCCACGTACTTGATGGAGGCATTTGTGTCGCGTATGCGCGCGATGGGCAAGCAGACCCTCCACCTGATGTGCAAGCAGCAGCATGTGCCGTTGTATACGCGCCTGGGGTACCAGTACGTGCAGCCCTCGGCGTCAGACCACGGCGGGATGGCTTGGCATGAGATGGTGATGACGCTCTAG